The following proteins are encoded in a genomic region of bacterium:
- a CDS encoding short-chain dehydrogenase: protein LSKECQGTGVTVTAICPGPTATEFQARANILYTGIAQNQKNLLKMMDAATVAKLGYRGMLKGKSVVVTGVLNRLGAWSGRHLPHAWVMQAILWFHKKRSQT, encoded by the coding sequence TTGTCAAAGGAATGCCAAGGCACCGGCGTGACCGTCACCGCTATTTGCCCGGGACCCACGGCGACGGAATTTCAGGCGCGCGCAAATATCCTATATACGGGAATCGCGCAGAATCAAAAGAATTTGCTCAAAATGATGGATGCAGCCACTGTGGCGAAGTTGGGATATCGAGGCATGTTGAAGGGGAAATCCGTAGTCGTCACCGGTGTTCTCAATCGGCTGGGCGCTTGGTCCGGACGCCATCTGCCCCACGCCTGGGTGATGCAGGCGATTCTGTGGTTCCATAAAAAACGATCGCAAACCTAG